One window of the Zea mays cultivar B73 chromosome 3, Zm-B73-REFERENCE-NAM-5.0, whole genome shotgun sequence genome contains the following:
- the LOC103652107 gene encoding uncharacterized protein: MTLPAAFSPIPTTPIIVGEGEPPPSWDPVPTPKAMVGKGSPRFNIGGSPKLRRFIPTTSATKKKTSPKCSGAKKSGSSPRVVKQRADWNPGLERSLVDILHEFKESGYRGDNGWNSEGWNRMVKEFHVRNKYVSFTKSQIQDKEGQLKRDYKMLKAAKQQSGSTWNEKRNMVEGPPALWENLMVVRHLAEGTWNCTSLEAPQEEELNVQLQDAEDGAQGFDLNVVHDVDDEVDDALAERNEDMLQGRANTLSRDEESG, encoded by the exons ATGACCCTCCCCGCTGCCTTCTCCCCG ATCCCTACAACACCAATTATAGTTGGGGAAGGTGAACCTCCTCCCTCTTGGGATCCGGTACCAACTCCAAAAG CTATGGTTGGAAAAGGCTCCCCAAGGTTCAACATAGGTGGTTCCCCAAAGTTGCGTAGGTTCATTCCTACAACAAGTGCTACTAAAAAGAAGACTTCTCCTAAATGCAGTGGGGCAAAAAAGAGTGGAAGTTCTCCAAGAG tagtgaaacaaagaGCGGATTGGAATCCAGGTCTTGAGAGGTCTCTTGTTGACATTCTCCATGAATTTAAAGAAAGTGGATATAGAGGTGACAATGGTTGGAACTCCGAAGGGTGGAATAGAATGGTCAAGGAGTTTCATGTGAGGAACAAGTATGTCTCCTTTACAAAGTCTCAAATTCAGGATAAAGAAGGTCAGCTGAAGAGAGACTACAAGATGCTCAAAGCAGCAAAGCAACAGAGTGGGTCCACCTGGAATGAGAAAAGGAATATGGTTGAAGGACCACCAGCTTTGTGGGAGAATCTCATGGTGGTAA GACACTTGGCTGAAGGGACTTGGAATTGCACTTCTCTTGAGGCACCGCAAGAGGAAGAACTGAATGTGCAACTTCAGGATGCAGAAGATGGAGCACAAGGCTTTGATCTGAATGTTGTTCATGATGTAGATGATGAAGTTGATGATGCACTCGCTGAAAGGAATGAAGATATGCTTCAAGGAAGGGCTAATACTCTGTCACGAGATGAAGAAAGTGGATAG